The sequence CGAGTTTGACAGCCCGGGTTTAACTCCATTCCGCTCGCGAGACGAATGACACATCAACTCCCAAGGTTAGACTTATCACCTCCAGCCACTTCGGAATTAAACTATCCCACGTCAAGGTCCGGGCAAATTCTCGCCCCGCTGTTCCGTACGTTTCTACCAGCCCGGGGTCTAGATACAATTTCTCGATGCAGCACGCTAAGTCGTCTGGGTCGATCACCGCATGTTCCACGACGTTCGTTCCCGTGGTAATGGTTGTCAAAATCCTCGCCAGTTCTCCTCTCCCTCGAACCAATTCAGAGCAGGCGCTGTAGTCGGTGGCGACCACGGGTACGCCAGCCGAAAGGCTTTCGATGATCGGAAGCCCAAAACCTTCTGCGTTGCTTGGGAGTGCGGATATGTCGAAGAGGTTGTAAATCTGGTTAAGATGTGGATCTGGAATCGCCCTATCGAGTGAGAAATCGGGGCTGCACACGTCGGCTTTTCCCTCTAAACCATACCTGCGAAACAGGGTCACAATGTCGTGACCTACATCGCACGGATTCATGTGGAGATAGAGGTGGATATCGTCGTACTTCGCTGCCAACAGCGCGAACGCCTTCACCAAAGCAGGGATGTTCTTTCGCGGTTGATTACGTGCCACGCAGCCGACCACAAATTTGCCCTGGAACCGTGGGTGGCCCTTAATATCACTTCGGTTTGGAAGAGGTTGAAAGACCTCTGTGTCAACGCCGTGGTAAATGAGATGTGACCGCTTTGAGGGGATGCCGGTCTTTAAAACACTTCTACCAAATTCGGACATGCAGACGATCTCATCCATCCCCATCAGGACGGACTCCCATGGTGGATAGAGCGGGCCCGCATCCACGGGGACGTAGGAGATCCATTTGAAGCCTTTTCGTGTGGAATGAGTGTGGATCCACTGTGTCATCCAGATCTCCCCTAGGCTGATGACAAGGTGTGGCTGGAACTCGTTGACAGCTCGTTCGAAGGAATCCTGACCATGGCTGCCCGCCGAGGAAGGATACATCCTGAGTGGATACGACGACGATGGGTATGGCCAGCCATCATATCCAACTCCGACCACAGCCAGTTCAAACCTTGGATTCTTCGCCAGACGAGTAGTCAGCTCTCGACTCACTCGACCGAAACCTGTCGCCAATAGCGGACTGTCGCTGACCCACAATATTCTAATCGTGCGACTCAAAGTGTTGGGTATCAATGGTCACGGGAATGTAGGCACTGATGTGACAACCCTCCCACCAGCCCGGTTCAGGCATCGCATACGAGCCAGGCCAATTCTGTGGATCGGATCGCCGCTGTCTCAGCTTCCTGATCGTGAGCTCAGGAAGATAGAGTTGGATCGCGCGATGCACAGTGTTATCGCTCATACCAATTGATCTGCGGCGATCTTCCAACTCAGACCAAAACACGCGGTGAACCATTGGGGACTAAACATTCCGTTCCGGGAGATATCCAGATACCACTTCAGCACAATGGATCAGGTACGATCGGCTCCGAAGGCAACAAGGTCGTACGTTCCTGTAGAGCTGGCCTTGATAATGTTTCCAAGAGTCAGGGTGATCTCACCAGGGAAAATGGCGGGGGTCGCCGCACCACACGAAATTCGAGCAAATGGCACCCCAGGGGTTGCAGCTGCGTCCTTCAGAAAATAGAGGTCCACATTGGTTGCACCCGCGCTGTAGCACCGAATGTTGCTTACAATCGTAGATGTCGCGGGCGCCTGAACCGTGTAGATGGTCTGAAGACCAGTCACGCCGGAAAGGGATCCAAGAGTCTTAAGAATGAATGGCATAGAAGTTGGAGAATTATCGTTGTTGGCGCCGAGAGAACCTAGTCCCTTTCAATTCCGAACAGCAGCACGGTGATGTTAGCACCACCGCCTGTTGGCGTTGCAGAGGCCTGCGCACTTAAGCCTTCCGCCGCCGCCAACTCGACCACATCACTCATGAACGCAGAAGCAGAGGCCCCTAGCGTCGCCGTTTTGTGGATCGGAACTGTCCCTCGTAGGAGACTTACTGTCAGACTC comes from Verrucomicrobiales bacterium and encodes:
- a CDS encoding glycosyltransferase family 4 protein, which produces MYPSSAGSHGQDSFERAVNEFQPHLVISLGEIWMTQWIHTHSTRKGFKWISYVPVDAGPLYPPWESVLMGMDEIVCMSEFGRSVLKTGIPSKRSHLIYHGVDTEVFQPLPNRSDIKGHPRFQGKFVVGCVARNQPRKNIPALVKAFALLAAKYDDIHLYLHMNPCDVGHDIVTLFRRYGLEGKADVCSPDFSLDRAIPDPHLNQIYNLFDISALPSNAEGFGLPIIESLSAGVPVVATDYSACSELVRGRGELARILTTITTGTNVVEHAVIDPDDLACCIEKLYLDPGLVETYGTAGREFARTLTWDSLIPKWLEVISLTLGVDVSFVSRAEWS